TGTTTGATTTCGTTGATGTCAACGGTGGGTTCGGGGAACTGCATGTTGAGGGACTCCAGGGTCTCAGCGACGATGTGTGAGATGGCCAGATTGCGGAACCATTTGTGGTTGGAGGGGATGATAAACCAGGGGGCGTGTTCCGTGCTGCATTTGCTTAAGGCGGCCTCGAAGGCCTGGGTGTACTCGTGCCATAAAGGGCGTTCGGCGTAGTCGCTGTCACTGATTTTCCAGTGTCGTTTGGGGTCGTCGATCCGTTTTTTAAAGCGTTTCAGTTGTTCTTCTGCGTCGATATGCAGATAGAATTTCAGGATGTGAGTGTTGTTGTCGTGCAGCAGTTTTTCGAAGTGGTTGATGTGTTCATAACGTTTGGACCAGACCGCCTCAGGAACCAGATTGTGCACGCGGACGACCAGTACGTCTTCATAATGCGAGCGGTTAAAGATCGCGACCTGGCCTCTTTCCGGTGTGGCACGGTGGTAGCGCCAGAGGAAATCGTGGGCCGCTTCAGTGTGTGAAGGGACCTTGAAACCGGTGACCCTGCAGCCTTGAGGATTCATGGCACCCAGCACATGTTTAATCGTGCCATCCTTTCCTGCGGCGTCGCCCCCCTGCAGGCAGATCAAGAGCGAACGCTTGCCTTCAGCGTACATCAGGTATTGCAGCTCCTGCATTTTTTTCTGATATGCTTTGATCTCGGTCGAAGCCGTTGCGCGGGATTTT
This genomic interval from Gimesia alba contains the following:
- a CDS encoding polyphosphate kinase 2 family protein, whose product is MDYCKQFRVTPGSKVDLSQIDAGYKDGQKSRATASTEIKAYQKKMQELQYLMYAEGKRSLLICLQGGDAAGKDGTIKHVLGAMNPQGCRVTGFKVPSHTEAAHDFLWRYHRATPERGQVAIFNRSHYEDVLVVRVHNLVPEAVWSKRYEHINHFEKLLHDNNTHILKFYLHIDAEEQLKRFKKRIDDPKRHWKISDSDYAERPLWHEYTQAFEAALSKCSTEHAPWFIIPSNHKWFRNLAISHIVAETLESLNMQFPEPTVDINEIKQKYHEMVEEEKEEEENSK